The Hevea brasiliensis isolate MT/VB/25A 57/8 chromosome 1, ASM3005281v1, whole genome shotgun sequence genome has a window encoding:
- the LOC110644663 gene encoding uncharacterized protein LOC110644663, giving the protein MVLDNILSSPHRRSPSFRKQFPRDELGSWSTLIQRHRFLLTALVLLAFLCTIYLYFAITLGATATGSCSGLTGKQQALCRIELAKASVKGKMKFF; this is encoded by the coding sequence ATGGTTCTGGATAACATCTTATCATCTCCTCATCGGAGATCACCATCTTTCCGGAAACAATTCCCGCGGGATGAGTTGGGTAGTTGGTCAACACTCATTCAAAGGCACCGTTTCCTCTTAACAGCTTTGGTTCTTTTGGCTTTCCTTTGCACCATCTATCTTTACTTTGCTATTACTTTGGGCGCCACTGCCACTGGATCATGTTCTGGATTGACAGGAAAACAGCAAGCATTGTGTCGCATAGAATTGGCAAAGGCTTCGGTCAAGGGGAAAATGAAGTTTTTCTAG